In Chloroflexota bacterium, the DNA window GCTGACGTGTTGACTCTGGATTGCATCACTGGATCATGCCAAGTCGCAAACAGTACCGTTGATGAAAAACTCGGCAACCAAGAGCAGATCGTATTGACCGAGGGAGGCAAGCAATTCACGAGAAGCCGCTTAGGTTTTGAGGCTGTTGAAGATTTCGTACATAATAACCCTGAGACGGGGCAATTTGTTGTAGCAACCCTGATGGCCGCCTCAACGCCGATAGTTGTTTCAGAGACTCCCTCTCCGGTTGCCCCGTCGTCCACTACTGCGCCGACTGATACACCATTACCTAACCCCACTCGAACCCCAACACCTACCAAGACGGCCACAATCACTTTCACTCCATCACCTACAAGGACTCGACCACTACCCCCCACACCAACCGTATCTCAAAGCCCTTGCGCTATCGGCGGTTGCCCTTATCACCCGCCTGGTTGCGACATTAAGGGCAATGTTTCATTCAACACTGGCGAAAAGATTTACCATGTCCCTGGCGGCGAGTTCTATGACGCTACTGTAATCAATCCTGATTTCGGCGAGCGT includes these proteins:
- a CDS encoding FecR domain-containing protein, giving the protein MSTNAPSPSGRTATASEIVNIVEARTSADSAFTRIAKGYVLREDGQIQTGNASGARLELADSTVFYIGPNSSLTIDRITPLEGFLLIGLQLEAGKIWISVPGGKLEVTSPVGTVTMQGAYGVIEYNPAADVLTLDCITGSCQVANSTVDEKLGNQEQIVLTEGGKQFTRSRLGFEAVEDFVHNNPETGQFVVATLMAASTPIVVSETPSPVAPSSTTAPTDTPLPNPTRTPTPTKTATITFTPSPTRTRPLPPTPTVSQSPCAIGGCPYHPPGCDIKGNVSFNTGEKIYHVPGGEFYDATVINPDFGERWFCTEDEAIANGWRKSQR